A genomic window from Micromonospora sp. WMMA1947 includes:
- a CDS encoding helix-turn-helix transcriptional regulator, which produces MAPKTARARRLGIALRTHREAAGLTLEAAADEINSTRSTLSRYENAQTLVSPATVRALLTSYGVGPADIAAAVELAKDARKPGWWVSYSYLLDQRTIDFIALEAEATGIANFEPSVVPGLLQTADYIRGVMRGGPHTLTDEQVEQRVQLRLDRQQRLSGAEPPILDAIIDEGALLRPVGDRSVMSGQLQHLLKMAELPNVTVQVIPLAAGYHRGTRGSLHILEFADPEDPIIASVETVAGQMVLDRPGDLRTCAKIMEHLRTVALSPAASRDQLLRLLNER; this is translated from the coding sequence ATGGCGCCGAAGACCGCCCGGGCCCGACGGCTCGGCATCGCCCTGCGGACCCACCGGGAGGCCGCCGGCCTCACCCTGGAGGCCGCGGCCGACGAGATCAACAGCACCCGGAGCACGTTGTCCCGCTACGAGAACGCGCAGACGCTGGTCAGTCCGGCCACCGTGCGCGCGCTGCTGACCAGCTACGGCGTGGGTCCGGCCGACATCGCCGCGGCGGTCGAGCTGGCGAAGGACGCGCGCAAGCCGGGCTGGTGGGTGTCCTATTCGTACCTGCTGGACCAGCGCACCATCGACTTCATCGCGCTGGAGGCCGAGGCGACGGGCATCGCGAACTTCGAACCGTCGGTGGTGCCCGGCCTGCTCCAGACCGCCGACTACATCCGCGGCGTGATGCGCGGCGGTCCCCACACGCTCACCGACGAGCAGGTGGAGCAGCGGGTCCAGCTACGGCTGGACCGCCAGCAGCGGCTCTCCGGCGCCGAGCCGCCGATCCTCGACGCCATCATCGACGAGGGCGCGCTGCTGCGCCCGGTCGGCGACCGCTCGGTCATGTCCGGCCAGCTCCAGCACCTGCTGAAGATGGCCGAACTGCCGAACGTCACGGTGCAGGTGATCCCGCTGGCCGCCGGCTACCACCGGGGCACCCGGGGCTCGCTGCACATCCTGGAGTTCGCCGACCCGGAGGACCCGATCATCGCCTCGGTGGAGACCGTCGCCGGGCAGATGGTCCTCGACCGGCCGGGTGACCTGCGCACCTGCGCCAAGATCATGGAGCACCTGCGGACCGTGGCGCTGAGCCCCGCGGCCAGCCGGGACCAGCTCCTCCGCCTGCTGAACGAGAGGTGA
- a CDS encoding DUF397 domain-containing protein has translation MNGTNPAPARWRKSSHSGDEGACVEMAPLPAAVAVRDSKDPAGPVLMFPPHAWAAFTAAPPRA, from the coding sequence ATGAACGGCACGAATCCCGCACCGGCCCGCTGGCGCAAGAGCAGCCACAGTGGCGACGAGGGCGCGTGCGTGGAGATGGCGCCGCTGCCCGCAGCGGTGGCTGTCCGCGACTCGAAGGACCCGGCCGGCCCGGTGCTGATGTTCCCGCCGCACGCCTGGGCGGCGTTCACCGCCGCGCCGCCGCGCGCCTGA
- a CDS encoding Lrp/AsnC ligand binding domain-containing protein gives MVQAYILIQTEVGRARDVAGLIADLAGVVRVDAVTGPYDVVVLTEANTVDELGKLIVSKVQMVPGITRTLTCSVVRL, from the coding sequence GTGGTACAGGCGTACATCCTCATCCAGACCGAGGTCGGCCGGGCGCGTGACGTGGCCGGTCTGATCGCGGACCTGGCCGGCGTGGTACGGGTCGACGCCGTCACCGGGCCGTACGACGTGGTAGTGCTCACCGAGGCGAACACCGTCGACGAGCTCGGCAAACTCATCGTCAGCAAGGTGCAGATGGTGCCCGGCATCACCCGCACCCTCACGTGTTCGGTGGTGCGGCTGTAA
- a CDS encoding D-alanine--D-alanine ligase family protein, which yields MTTPGKTRVAIVFGGRSPEHGISCVSAGSVLAALDPDEFEVVPVGITRQGQWVLASGDPSGLAIADRKLPEITAGSGAELVLRADPAVGGLMVLDPAQGPVALADVDVVFPVLHGAYGEDGTIQGMLEMADIPYVGANVFASAAAMDKEFTKKLCAAEGIPVGPYAVLRAGMSLSEEDKERLGLPVFVKPSRAGSSFGITKVDDWADLDAALVTAREIDSKVLVEGAVVGREIECGVLEGEAGGAPEASVLAEVRMIGDRDWYDFEAKYIFADEVCEYDVPADLPEPVARQVRDYATRAFTALDCSGLARVDFFVTPQMDVYLNEINTMPGFTPTSMFPRMWSASGLEYPKLVNRLIRTALHRRAGR from the coding sequence ATGACCACCCCAGGCAAGACCCGTGTGGCGATCGTCTTCGGCGGCCGCAGCCCCGAGCACGGCATCTCCTGCGTCAGCGCCGGCAGCGTGCTGGCCGCGCTGGACCCGGACGAGTTCGAGGTGGTGCCGGTCGGCATCACCCGGCAGGGCCAGTGGGTGCTCGCCAGCGGCGACCCGAGCGGGCTCGCCATCGCCGACCGCAAACTGCCCGAGATCACCGCCGGCTCCGGCGCCGAACTGGTGCTGCGCGCCGACCCCGCCGTCGGCGGCCTGATGGTCCTCGACCCGGCCCAGGGTCCGGTGGCGCTGGCCGACGTGGACGTGGTCTTCCCGGTGCTGCACGGCGCGTACGGCGAGGACGGCACCATCCAGGGGATGCTGGAGATGGCCGACATCCCCTACGTCGGGGCGAACGTCTTCGCCTCCGCTGCGGCGATGGACAAGGAGTTCACCAAGAAGCTCTGCGCCGCCGAGGGCATCCCGGTCGGCCCGTACGCGGTTCTGCGCGCCGGGATGTCACTGAGCGAGGAGGACAAGGAGCGCCTCGGGCTGCCCGTCTTCGTCAAGCCGTCCCGGGCCGGTTCCTCGTTCGGCATCACCAAGGTCGACGACTGGGCGGACCTGGACGCCGCGCTCGTCACCGCGCGGGAGATCGACAGCAAGGTGCTCGTCGAGGGCGCCGTGGTCGGCCGCGAGATCGAGTGCGGTGTGCTGGAGGGCGAGGCGGGCGGCGCGCCGGAGGCCTCCGTGCTCGCCGAGGTGCGGATGATCGGCGACCGCGACTGGTACGACTTCGAGGCCAAGTACATCTTCGCCGACGAGGTCTGCGAGTACGACGTACCGGCCGACCTGCCCGAGCCGGTGGCCCGGCAGGTGCGCGACTACGCCACCCGGGCGTTCACCGCGCTCGACTGCTCCGGCCTGGCCCGTGTCGACTTCTTCGTGACCCCGCAGATGGACGTCTACCTCAACGAGATCAACACGATGCCGGGCTTCACCCCGACGTCGATGTTCCCGCGGATGTGGTCGGCCAGTGGGCTGGAGTATCCGAAGCTGGTCAACCGGCTGATCCGTACCGCCCTGCACCGCCGCGCCGGCCGCTGA
- a CDS encoding DUF3515 domain-containing protein — translation MDEKDTSPRRDGATRRAALWATLVALPVTLAVAGFTFAKLAPESPDAAPSASASPRAQSSAPVEMPAPALAERPTVVCRALMSQLPDSVRDLAQRPVTAGPEQNAAYGDPALTVACGGSPAQFPPTDEVWTVNQVCWHAAQEADATVLTTVDRETPIRVRVPKSYETPLQWVTSISETIVSSVPSAKQAPSGCSA, via the coding sequence GTGGACGAGAAGGACACCTCCCCCCGCCGGGACGGCGCCACCCGCCGTGCCGCACTCTGGGCGACGCTCGTCGCGCTGCCGGTGACCCTGGCGGTCGCCGGGTTCACGTTCGCCAAGCTGGCCCCGGAGTCGCCGGACGCCGCGCCGAGCGCGTCGGCGAGCCCTCGGGCGCAGTCCAGCGCGCCGGTGGAGATGCCCGCCCCGGCGCTGGCCGAGCGCCCGACCGTCGTCTGCCGGGCACTGATGTCGCAGCTCCCGGACAGCGTGCGTGACCTGGCGCAGCGACCGGTGACCGCGGGCCCGGAGCAGAACGCCGCGTACGGCGACCCGGCGCTGACGGTGGCCTGCGGTGGCAGCCCGGCGCAGTTCCCGCCCACCGACGAGGTGTGGACGGTCAACCAGGTCTGCTGGCACGCGGCGCAGGAGGCCGACGCCACGGTGCTGACCACGGTCGATCGGGAGACGCCGATCCGGGTCCGGGTGCCGAAGTCGTACGAGACGCCGCTGCAGTGGGTGACCTCGATCTCCGAGACGATCGTCAGCTCGGTCCCCTCGGCGAAGCAGGCCCCCTCGGGCTGCTCCGCCTGA
- a CDS encoding ROK family protein — translation MIDRTRPSDNATVLTVDGRFLVDGLLEIPSDVGAGPVAAVEALARAFDGVLAHTGVPRDLVRAIGLDTPGPASATGVISSRGSTNFSQPAWRGFDVRTALERRLGLPVVYANDGNAAALYAHHVHFGTEAMARSSVSAIVGTGLGGGVVESGRVVSGAAGMAGEFGHVHIPLDGLVEPDQAAPVCACGFTGDAESVASLTAIRRNLLPYWLARHPEHPLAAQEPDRAAKLLRGYGERGDPLARQVFGQQAKALGRLFTIAANFTDPHAYFVGGGVVEAAPEFRDWFLAAVAEHTVLREEQRAVATFALVPDRDMAGARGVAIAALEAIRGTVTAAAPLG, via the coding sequence ATGATCGACAGGACACGCCCTAGTGACAACGCCACGGTGCTGACCGTCGACGGCCGGTTCCTGGTGGACGGGCTGCTGGAGATCCCGAGCGACGTCGGCGCCGGCCCGGTGGCGGCGGTGGAGGCGCTGGCGCGGGCGTTCGACGGCGTCCTGGCCCACACCGGCGTACCGCGTGACCTGGTCCGCGCGATCGGGCTGGACACGCCCGGCCCGGCCAGCGCCACCGGCGTGATCTCCTCGCGCGGCTCGACGAACTTCTCCCAGCCCGCCTGGCGGGGCTTCGACGTGCGCACCGCGCTGGAGCGGCGGCTGGGCCTGCCCGTGGTGTACGCGAACGACGGCAACGCCGCCGCGCTCTACGCCCACCACGTGCACTTCGGCACCGAGGCGATGGCCCGGTCGTCGGTGTCGGCGATCGTCGGCACCGGGCTCGGCGGGGGCGTGGTGGAGTCCGGCCGGGTGGTCAGCGGCGCGGCCGGCATGGCCGGCGAGTTCGGGCACGTGCACATCCCGCTGGACGGCCTGGTCGAGCCGGACCAGGCGGCACCGGTCTGCGCCTGCGGCTTCACCGGGGACGCGGAGAGCGTCGCCTCGCTCACCGCGATCCGGCGCAACCTGCTGCCGTACTGGCTGGCCCGGCACCCGGAGCATCCGCTCGCGGCACAGGAGCCGGACCGGGCGGCGAAGCTGCTGCGCGGCTACGGCGAACGTGGCGACCCGCTGGCCCGTCAGGTGTTCGGCCAGCAGGCCAAGGCGCTGGGGCGGCTGTTCACCATCGCGGCCAACTTCACCGACCCGCACGCGTACTTCGTCGGCGGGGGCGTGGTGGAGGCGGCGCCGGAGTTCCGGGACTGGTTCCTCGCCGCTGTCGCCGAGCACACGGTGCTCCGGGAGGAGCAGCGCGCGGTGGCCACGTTCGCGCTGGTGCCGGACCGGGACATGGCCGGCGCGCGGGGGGTGGCCATCGCGGCGCTGGAGGCGATCCGCGGGACCGTCACCGCCGCCGCCCCACTCGGCTGA